From Thiomicrospira sp. XS5, one genomic window encodes:
- a CDS encoding D-alanyl-D-alanine carboxypeptidase/D-alanyl-D-alanine-endopeptidase, protein MAKRPASGLLLLNAAEQPLVSNQAERLLIPASTTKLVTGYLALDHWGRDHRFKTDFRVVRRASDGAVILWVKGYGDPFLVSEELQKIATRLASALADRGVSHLDAIYLDVGYFQPGLVLPGTTGTLNPYDAHPSALAANFNTLFLKSDEGEIVSAESQTPLTRLAVKIGHETDLSEGRFNLGPDVRLGQRYFAELLSAFLTRQGVTVVDDVQWHPMVEAKGAGLRELLSYRHLNSLTLGEMVAPMMRYSTNFIANQLALKLAADAYGEPATADKVKQLLNSRLKRRFGWRDFYLEDGAGLSRENRLSARQLVDVLVRFRPWKDLLPEVEADVYAKTGTLIGVSALAGYIKNDQAWSPFALLVNQKVPFHYRNQVALQLKQRLANETTAQLSQRPESYGSAN, encoded by the coding sequence ATGGCGAAAAGGCCAGCTTCGGGGCTCTTGCTGCTGAACGCCGCCGAGCAACCGTTGGTATCGAATCAGGCGGAGCGGTTATTGATTCCGGCTTCGACCACCAAGCTGGTGACGGGCTACTTGGCATTGGATCACTGGGGGCGCGATCACCGTTTTAAAACCGATTTCCGGGTGGTGAGACGAGCGTCGGACGGCGCGGTGATTTTGTGGGTAAAAGGCTATGGCGACCCGTTTTTGGTGTCGGAAGAATTGCAGAAAATCGCGACACGCCTGGCATCCGCTCTGGCGGATCGAGGCGTGTCGCACTTGGATGCGATTTATCTGGATGTTGGTTATTTTCAGCCCGGTTTGGTCTTGCCCGGCACCACGGGTACTCTGAATCCTTATGATGCGCATCCGAGTGCGTTGGCGGCGAATTTCAATACTCTGTTTTTGAAGTCGGACGAGGGCGAAATCGTGTCGGCTGAATCGCAAACCCCTTTGACGCGTTTGGCGGTTAAGATCGGTCATGAAACCGACCTCAGTGAGGGGCGCTTTAACCTGGGGCCGGACGTGCGTTTGGGGCAGCGTTATTTTGCCGAATTGCTGAGCGCATTTTTGACGCGGCAGGGTGTAACTGTAGTGGACGATGTTCAGTGGCATCCGATGGTTGAAGCCAAAGGCGCGGGACTGCGCGAGCTATTGAGTTATCGCCACCTGAATTCCTTGACGCTGGGAGAAATGGTGGCGCCGATGATGCGTTATTCGACCAATTTTATTGCCAATCAATTGGCGCTGAAACTCGCAGCAGACGCCTATGGCGAACCGGCTACGGCGGATAAGGTGAAGCAGTTGTTGAACAGTCGTTTAAAGCGCCGTTTCGGTTGGCGGGATTTTTATCTGGAAGACGGTGCCGGTTTGTCGCGTGAAAATCGGTTGAGTGCGCGGCAGTTGGTGGACGTGTTGGTACGTTTTCGTCCCTGGAAAGATCTGTTACCGGAAGTGGAAGCGGATGTGTATGCTAAAACCGGCACCTTGATCGGGGTCAGCGCTTTGGCGGGCTATATCAAAAATGACCAGGCCTGGTCACCGTTTGCCTTGCTGGTGAACCAGAAGGTGCCGTTTCATTATCGCAATCAAGTGGCGTTGCAGTTAAAACAACGTTTGGCGAATGAGACGACGGCGCAGCTCAGTCAACGCCCAGAATCTTATGGGTCTGCAAACTGA
- the queE gene encoding 7-carboxy-7-deazaguanine synthase: MGYRIKEAFYSLQGEGFHSGRPAIFCRFSNCNLWTGREADRAQAVCQFCDTDFLGTDGQNGGQFKTADDLAEHLLTLWPETNPSDKNPARPHPFVVLTGGEPLLQVDQTLVDTFHEHGFEIAIETNGTQKAPQGIDWICVSPKANAPLILDEGDELKLVYPQTDCPPEKVAGLTFDHFYLQAMDDANPTIQARNLKATLDYCLSHPQWKLSLQTHKILGVD, translated from the coding sequence ATGGGCTACCGCATCAAAGAAGCATTTTATTCACTGCAAGGGGAAGGATTTCATTCCGGCCGGCCGGCCATTTTCTGCCGTTTCAGCAACTGCAACCTCTGGACCGGACGTGAAGCGGATCGGGCACAAGCCGTTTGTCAGTTCTGCGACACCGACTTTCTCGGCACCGACGGCCAAAACGGCGGACAATTCAAAACCGCTGACGACCTGGCCGAACATCTGTTGACCCTCTGGCCGGAAACCAACCCAAGCGACAAAAACCCAGCACGCCCTCACCCGTTTGTGGTTTTGACCGGTGGTGAACCACTGTTACAAGTGGACCAAACCTTGGTGGATACGTTTCACGAGCACGGTTTTGAAATTGCGATTGAAACCAACGGCACCCAAAAGGCACCGCAAGGCATCGACTGGATTTGCGTCAGCCCCAAGGCCAATGCGCCATTGATTTTGGATGAAGGGGATGAATTGAAACTGGTGTACCCGCAGACCGATTGTCCGCCAGAAAAAGTCGCCGGTTTGACGTTTGACCACTTCTACCTGCAAGCCATGGACGATGCCAACCCAACGATTCAGGCCCGAAACCTCAAAGCCACTTTGGATTATTGCTTATCACACCCGCAATGGAAACTCAGTTTGCAGACCCATAAGATTCTGGGCGTTGACTGA
- the leuC gene encoding 3-isopropylmalate dehydratase large subunit: MSAKTLYDKLWDSHVVRQEEDGTALIYIDRQLLHEVTSPQAFEGLRLANRKPWRINANLATPDHNVPTTPYKTVDDIADPISRIQVQTLDANTKHFGITEFGIGDIRQGIVHVVGPEEGMTLPGITLVCGDSHTATHGALGALAHGVGTSEVEHVLATQCLIQKKMKNMLIKVDGQLQPGVTPKDVVLAIIGQIGTAGGNGHAIEFGGQVFRDMSIEGRMTVCNMAIEAGARVGLVAVDDKTIEYVKGRPMAPKGEQWEMAVQAWQDLKSDDDAVFDKVVEIDGASIEPQVSWGTSPEMVLDVNGKVPNPANESDDVKASGIRRALEYMGLEADMAITDIPVDYVFIGSCTNSRIEDFREAAAVLKGRKVAASVEQAIVVPGSGLVKQQAEAEGLDKVFIEAGFEWRNPGCSMCLAMNADKLPSGKHCASTSNRNFEGRQGAGGRTHLVSPQMAAAAAVAGHFVDVRDMMKEAV, encoded by the coding sequence ATGTCTGCCAAGACCTTATACGATAAATTGTGGGACAGCCACGTCGTCCGTCAGGAAGAAGACGGCACGGCGTTGATTTACATTGACCGTCAGTTGTTGCATGAGGTGACCTCGCCTCAAGCATTCGAGGGTCTGCGTCTCGCCAATCGTAAGCCTTGGCGAATTAATGCCAACTTGGCGACCCCGGATCATAACGTGCCAACCACGCCGTATAAAACGGTGGACGACATTGCCGATCCGATTTCGCGGATTCAGGTACAGACATTGGATGCCAATACCAAACATTTCGGCATTACCGAATTCGGCATTGGCGATATTCGTCAAGGCATTGTGCACGTAGTCGGGCCGGAAGAAGGGATGACCTTGCCGGGCATTACGTTGGTGTGCGGTGACTCTCATACGGCAACGCACGGGGCTTTAGGGGCTCTGGCGCACGGCGTGGGGACGTCGGAAGTGGAGCACGTGCTGGCCACGCAATGCTTGATTCAAAAGAAAATGAAGAACATGCTGATTAAGGTCGATGGTCAATTGCAGCCGGGCGTCACGCCGAAAGATGTGGTGTTGGCGATTATCGGCCAAATCGGTACCGCCGGCGGGAACGGTCATGCCATCGAATTCGGCGGACAGGTGTTCCGGGATATGTCGATCGAAGGGCGCATGACCGTGTGTAACATGGCGATTGAAGCCGGTGCGCGTGTCGGTTTGGTGGCCGTGGATGACAAGACCATCGAGTATGTGAAAGGCCGTCCGATGGCACCGAAAGGTGAACAGTGGGAGATGGCGGTCCAGGCCTGGCAAGATTTGAAATCCGACGACGATGCGGTGTTCGATAAGGTGGTGGAAATCGACGGTGCCAGCATCGAACCACAAGTGTCTTGGGGCACATCACCGGAAATGGTCTTGGACGTCAATGGCAAGGTGCCGAACCCGGCCAACGAGTCCGATGATGTTAAAGCCAGCGGCATTCGCCGGGCGTTGGAATACATGGGGTTGGAAGCCGATATGGCGATTACCGATATTCCGGTGGATTATGTCTTCATCGGTTCCTGTACCAACTCGCGCATCGAGGATTTTCGTGAAGCGGCGGCGGTCTTGAAAGGCCGCAAAGTGGCGGCTTCTGTTGAGCAAGCGATCGTGGTGCCGGGGTCCGGTCTGGTCAAGCAACAAGCTGAAGCCGAAGGGTTGGATAAGGTTTTCATTGAAGCCGGTTTCGAATGGCGTAACCCGGGCTGTTCGATGTGTTTGGCGATGAATGCCGATAAACTGCCGAGTGGTAAGCATTGTGCCTCCACGTCGAACCGTAACTTTGAAGGGCGTCAGGGGGCTGGCGGACGCACCCACTTGGTCAGCCCGCAAATGGCCGCCGCCGCCGCGGTGGCCGGCCACTTTGTGGACGTGCGTGACATGATGAAAGAAGCGGTATAA
- the leuD gene encoding 3-isopropylmalate dehydratase small subunit: protein MEKFTKFTAIVAPMDRANVDTDAIIPKQFLKSIKRTGFGPNLFDEWRYEDVGEPGRDNSKRPLRKDFVLNQPRYQGAQILIARENFGCGSSREHAPWALKDYGFDVIIAPSFADIFFNNSFKNGILPIVLDEQTVDGLFKEIFAQEGYELTIDLENQQIIKPNGEAITFDVDAFRKHCLLNGLDDIGLTLQHEDEIKTFETKHKAASPWLF, encoded by the coding sequence ATGGAAAAGTTTACGAAATTTACCGCCATTGTGGCGCCAATGGATCGCGCCAATGTGGATACCGATGCGATTATCCCCAAGCAGTTTCTGAAATCCATTAAACGCACCGGTTTCGGACCGAATTTGTTTGATGAATGGCGTTACGAAGACGTCGGCGAGCCGGGACGAGATAATTCCAAACGTCCGTTACGCAAAGACTTTGTGTTGAACCAGCCGCGTTATCAGGGTGCGCAAATTTTGATTGCGCGTGAAAACTTCGGTTGTGGTTCCAGTCGCGAACACGCGCCATGGGCTTTGAAAGACTACGGTTTCGACGTGATTATCGCGCCGAGTTTTGCCGATATTTTCTTTAATAACAGTTTTAAAAACGGAATCTTGCCAATCGTGCTGGACGAGCAGACGGTGGACGGTTTGTTTAAAGAAATTTTCGCGCAGGAAGGTTATGAGCTGACCATCGATTTGGAAAATCAACAAATCATCAAGCCGAACGGTGAGGCCATTACGTTTGATGTGGATGCCTTCCGTAAACATTGTTTGTTGAACGGGTTGGACGATATCGGTTTGACCTTGCAGCATGAAGATGAAATCAAAACCTTTGAAACCAAACATAAGGCGGCCTCGCCTTGGTTGTTTTGA
- the leuB gene encoding 3-isopropylmalate dehydrogenase yields MTKEVLILPGDGIGPEITAEAVKVLEALQKSDGLDIKMTHDLVGGAAYDAHGVPLADETLEKAKQSDAILLGAVGGYQWESLDISVRPEKGLLSLRSNLELFANLRPAYLFPQLADASTLKPEVVAGLDILIVRELTGGIYFGQPRGIRTLENGERQGYNTYVYSESEIKRIARVAFDAAMKRNKKLCSVDKANVLEVTEMWREIIDEVAKDYPEVSVQHMYVDNAAMQLVLNPKQFDVMVTGNMFGDILSDEASMLTGSIGMLASASLDANNKGMYEPSHGSAPDIAGQNLANPLATILSAAMMLRYSLGHEDLAVKIENAVSKVLDQGLRTGDIWSEGLTKVSTSEMGDAVVAAL; encoded by the coding sequence ATGACAAAAGAAGTACTGATTTTACCTGGGGACGGCATTGGGCCGGAAATTACCGCCGAAGCGGTGAAAGTGCTGGAAGCCTTGCAAAAAAGCGATGGCCTGGACATCAAGATGACACACGACTTGGTCGGGGGTGCGGCTTATGATGCGCACGGTGTCCCCTTGGCGGATGAAACCTTGGAAAAAGCCAAACAGTCCGATGCGATTTTGCTGGGAGCTGTTGGCGGGTATCAGTGGGAGTCGTTGGATATTTCGGTTCGCCCGGAAAAAGGGTTGTTGTCTCTGCGTTCCAATTTGGAGTTGTTTGCCAACTTGAGACCGGCGTATTTGTTCCCGCAATTGGCGGATGCGTCAACGTTGAAACCGGAGGTTGTGGCCGGTCTGGATATTTTGATTGTGCGTGAATTGACCGGTGGGATTTATTTCGGTCAGCCGCGTGGTATCCGTACTTTGGAAAACGGTGAGCGCCAAGGCTACAACACTTATGTGTATTCCGAGTCCGAAATCAAGCGTATTGCGCGTGTAGCCTTCGATGCGGCGATGAAGCGTAACAAGAAGTTGTGCTCCGTCGATAAGGCCAATGTGTTGGAAGTGACGGAAATGTGGCGTGAAATCATCGATGAAGTCGCCAAAGATTATCCGGAAGTGTCGGTTCAGCATATGTATGTCGATAACGCCGCCATGCAGTTGGTATTGAATCCGAAACAGTTTGACGTCATGGTGACCGGTAATATGTTCGGCGATATCTTGTCGGATGAAGCGTCTATGTTGACCGGTTCCATCGGTATGTTAGCGTCGGCGTCATTGGATGCCAATAATAAAGGGATGTACGAACCGAGCCACGGTTCGGCGCCGGATATTGCCGGGCAGAACCTGGCCAACCCGTTGGCAACGATTTTGTCGGCGGCGATGATGTTGCGTTACAGCTTGGGCCATGAAGACTTGGCGGTGAAAATTGAAAACGCGGTCAGCAAGGTATTAGATCAAGGCTTGAGAACGGGAGATATCTGGTCGGAAGGCCTAACGAAAGTCTCGACCTCGGAAATGGGGGATGCGGTCGTCGCAGCACTGTAA
- a CDS encoding M23 family metallopeptidase has protein sequence MKNHFTITISDVHGSRHFSFKQFMRKIALFVVLFIFLLLAGSAAVIWWLNQEIVDIEDKRENAEQEYRTVLEKSKSAYLSLETEKKKLQTQLDNRSKQIQFLDQTLKGLEDLIGVKPDEDALVTDRVKIVQLTTLEKQVMLEDIPNGRPVKKYQGVSSSFGWRTHPVKGTREFHRGIDYRGKRGDGIIATASGVIEYAGYHKKSGYGRLIIISHDYGFKTLYGHMSKLLVKTGQVVKKGELIGEIGSSGLSSGPHLHYEVSFVQRKLNPVPFINWGLKDYDEIFKKVKGVPWGSLSQMVQGRVQQVEKQLLLRDVK, from the coding sequence ATGAAGAATCATTTTACAATCACCATCAGCGATGTACACGGTTCCCGCCATTTTTCGTTTAAGCAATTTATGCGAAAAATTGCTTTATTCGTGGTGTTGTTCATCTTTTTATTGCTGGCCGGTTCGGCGGCGGTGATCTGGTGGTTGAACCAGGAAATTGTCGATATTGAGGATAAGCGGGAAAACGCCGAACAGGAATATCGTACGGTGCTGGAAAAAAGCAAAAGCGCTTACCTATCGCTCGAAACCGAAAAGAAAAAGCTGCAAACCCAGTTGGACAATCGCTCGAAACAGATACAGTTTCTGGATCAGACGTTGAAAGGCTTGGAAGATCTGATTGGTGTTAAACCGGACGAAGATGCGCTGGTGACTGATCGGGTCAAAATTGTGCAACTGACCACCTTAGAAAAACAGGTGATGTTGGAGGATATTCCAAATGGCCGTCCGGTGAAAAAGTACCAAGGTGTCAGCAGCAGTTTCGGCTGGCGAACGCACCCGGTGAAAGGGACGCGTGAATTCCATCGTGGTATCGATTATCGCGGCAAGCGAGGTGACGGCATTATTGCGACGGCCAGCGGAGTGATTGAATATGCCGGTTACCATAAAAAAAGTGGTTACGGTCGTTTGATCATTATTTCACATGATTATGGCTTTAAAACGCTTTACGGTCATATGAGTAAACTGCTGGTGAAAACCGGTCAAGTAGTGAAAAAAGGCGAGTTGATTGGCGAAATCGGGTCGTCCGGCTTGTCTTCAGGGCCTCATTTGCATTATGAGGTCAGTTTTGTGCAGCGTAAGCTCAACCCTGTTCCGTTCATTAATTGGGGTTTGAAAGATTACGATGAAATATTTAAAAAGGTAAAAGGTGTTCCATGGGGATCTTTAAGTCAAATGGTTCAGGGTCGCGTCCAGCAGGTGGAAAAACAATTATTGCTGCGGGATGTAAAATAA
- a CDS encoding polymer-forming cytoskeletal protein: MHIDGHIDGIIETDYDVSIGDKGIVTGLVKAKTIVVSGTLEGKVACESIDILSTGKLLGEVVCGEMMIESGGKFIGESRELTEGGLIVSFPDDEKSKLENQARSVVEMIKSKNAITDDIKATDAEAVATK; encoded by the coding sequence TTGCACATCGATGGGCATATCGATGGCATTATCGAAACCGACTACGATGTATCCATCGGAGATAAAGGCATTGTCACTGGTTTGGTCAAAGCGAAAACCATTGTCGTCAGTGGAACCCTGGAAGGAAAGGTGGCGTGTGAGAGCATTGATATTCTGTCCACCGGTAAGCTGCTCGGTGAAGTGGTCTGTGGCGAGATGATGATTGAGTCCGGCGGGAAATTCATTGGTGAGAGCCGCGAATTAACGGAAGGTGGCTTGATTGTCAGCTTCCCGGACGACGAAAAGAGCAAACTGGAAAATCAAGCGAGATCCGTGGTGGAAATGATTAAAAGTAAAAATGCCATTACGGATGATATTAAAGCAACGGACGCCGAAGCCGTTGCCACAAAATAA
- a CDS encoding aspartate-semialdehyde dehydrogenase, whose protein sequence is MSKQYDVAVVGATGAVGETILKVLEERNFPVRNLYPLASSRSAGKKLEFNGGWVEIQDLATFDFSKVQIGLFSPGASVSREYAPKAAAAGCVVVDNTSEFRYDDDIPLVVPEVNPDAVAGYKTRGIIANPNCSTIQMLVALKPIHEAVGITRINVATYQAVSGSGKEAIDELATQTANLLNMKPVEANVYPKQIAFNCIPQIDVFQENGYTKEEMKMVWETQKIMGDDSILVNPTAVRVPVFFGHSEAVHIETKEKITAEKAKELFKAADGIVLIDEHQDGGYPTAVTDAADTNPVYVGRVREDISYEKGLDLWVVADNVRKGAATNTVQIAELLVKDHI, encoded by the coding sequence ATGTCAAAGCAGTATGATGTTGCGGTCGTAGGCGCCACAGGGGCGGTGGGCGAAACCATTTTGAAAGTGTTGGAAGAACGCAACTTCCCTGTTCGTAACCTTTATCCATTGGCGAGCAGTCGTTCAGCGGGTAAAAAACTGGAATTCAATGGCGGCTGGGTCGAAATTCAGGATTTGGCGACATTCGATTTCTCTAAAGTTCAGATTGGCTTGTTTTCTCCTGGGGCAAGCGTGTCCCGCGAGTATGCGCCAAAAGCGGCGGCGGCCGGTTGCGTGGTGGTGGACAACACGTCCGAGTTCCGTTATGACGACGATATTCCATTGGTGGTGCCGGAAGTGAATCCGGATGCCGTGGCGGGGTATAAAACCCGCGGCATCATTGCCAACCCGAATTGTTCAACCATTCAAATGCTGGTGGCCTTGAAGCCGATTCACGAAGCGGTGGGCATTACCCGTATCAATGTGGCGACCTATCAAGCGGTTTCCGGTTCCGGTAAAGAAGCGATTGACGAATTGGCGACGCAAACGGCCAATTTGTTGAACATGAAGCCGGTGGAAGCCAATGTCTATCCGAAGCAAATCGCCTTTAACTGTATTCCGCAAATTGATGTTTTCCAAGAAAATGGTTACACCAAGGAAGAGATGAAAATGGTGTGGGAAACCCAGAAAATCATGGGGGACGACAGCATTTTGGTGAATCCGACGGCCGTACGTGTGCCGGTCTTTTTCGGTCACAGTGAAGCCGTTCACATTGAAACCAAGGAAAAAATTACCGCGGAAAAAGCCAAGGAGCTGTTCAAAGCGGCCGACGGTATTGTTTTGATTGACGAGCACCAAGATGGCGGTTACCCGACAGCGGTAACCGACGCGGCGGATACCAATCCGGTTTACGTTGGGCGTGTGCGTGAAGATATTTCCTACGAAAAAGGCCTGGATTTGTGGGTCGTCGCTGACAACGTCCGTAAGGGTGCGGCGACGAACACGGTGCAGATTGCCGAACTGCTAGTTAAGGATCATATTTAA
- the truA gene encoding tRNA pseudouridine(38-40) synthase TruA produces the protein MALLAIGIEYQGTAYCGWQRQRHCESVQQHLESALSEIANESIELNCAGRTDTGVHAIGQVAHFVTTAERPDKAWVQGVNTKLPRDIRAIWVKSMPDDFHARFSAVARQYRYVIFNRSVHSAILAHRVTWESWPLDEQEMHQAAQALIGERDFSSFRAAGCQAAHARREVQWIEVSRRGDFVFVDIRANAFLHHMVRNIVGTLLEVGRGEKPETWVTELLAKQDRTQAGMTAPADGLYFVNAFYPEAFGLPVVELNELLWQG, from the coding sequence ATGGCGTTATTGGCAATTGGTATTGAGTATCAGGGCACGGCCTATTGTGGCTGGCAGCGACAACGTCATTGTGAGTCGGTGCAGCAGCACTTAGAAAGTGCCTTGTCAGAGATTGCCAATGAATCCATCGAGTTAAATTGCGCCGGTCGAACCGACACCGGTGTGCATGCCATTGGTCAGGTCGCGCATTTTGTGACCACGGCTGAGCGTCCCGACAAAGCCTGGGTGCAAGGCGTGAATACCAAGCTCCCGCGTGATATTCGGGCCATATGGGTAAAGTCCATGCCGGACGACTTTCACGCCCGTTTCTCGGCGGTGGCGCGCCAATACCGTTATGTGATTTTCAATCGTTCCGTGCATTCGGCCATTTTGGCGCATCGTGTGACTTGGGAAAGCTGGCCGCTGGATGAGCAGGAAATGCATCAGGCGGCACAGGCACTCATCGGCGAGCGCGATTTTTCGTCTTTTCGGGCGGCCGGCTGCCAAGCGGCGCATGCACGTCGGGAAGTACAGTGGATTGAGGTCTCGCGTCGCGGTGACTTTGTGTTTGTCGATATTCGCGCCAATGCGTTTTTGCATCACATGGTACGTAATATCGTCGGCACTTTGTTGGAAGTCGGTCGCGGCGAAAAGCCGGAGACTTGGGTGACGGAATTGCTGGCGAAGCAGGACCGAACGCAAGCGGGGATGACGGCGCCGGCGGATGGGCTTTACTTCGTGAATGCCTTTTACCCAGAAGCCTTTGGACTTCCGGTGGTTGAATTGAACGAATTGTTATGGCAAGGGTGA
- a CDS encoding phosphoribosylanthranilate isomerase, whose protein sequence is MRTRIKICGMTRSEDALAAAEAGADALGLVFYPPSPRHIEIDQAWSIIEVLPAFVTTTALFVNPEPGLVKTVIQRLKIDLLQFHGDESAEFCEQFERPYIKAVRMQSDTDLADLSQRYASAQALLLDTYVKGVPGGTGEAFNWDWVEPSKRDKACLPVILAGGLTAENVGRAVQTVQPWAVDVSGGVEAEPGKKSVAQIQAFVEAVSASART, encoded by the coding sequence ATGCGAACACGCATTAAAATTTGTGGCATGACACGGTCTGAGGATGCGTTGGCGGCGGCGGAAGCCGGAGCCGATGCCTTGGGATTGGTGTTTTACCCGCCCAGTCCGCGTCATATTGAAATCGACCAGGCCTGGTCGATTATCGAGGTTTTGCCAGCCTTTGTGACCACGACGGCATTGTTCGTCAACCCCGAGCCAGGCCTGGTGAAAACCGTGATTCAGCGTTTAAAAATCGATTTGCTGCAGTTTCACGGCGATGAATCCGCCGAATTTTGCGAGCAGTTTGAGCGACCGTACATCAAAGCGGTACGCATGCAGTCGGACACGGATTTGGCTGACTTATCGCAGCGTTACGCGTCGGCTCAGGCGTTGTTGCTCGACACCTATGTGAAAGGCGTACCGGGGGGGACCGGTGAGGCCTTTAACTGGGATTGGGTCGAGCCCTCGAAGCGAGATAAAGCCTGTTTGCCGGTTATTTTGGCCGGCGGGCTGACGGCCGAGAACGTCGGACGGGCGGTTCAAACCGTTCAACCTTGGGCCGTGGATGTCAGCGGCGGGGTGGAAGCCGAACCGGGTAAAAAGTCGGTGGCACAGATTCAAGCGTTTGTGGAAGCGGTCAGCGCGTCCGCACGAACCTAA
- the trpB gene encoding tryptophan synthase subunit beta, whose translation MSVDYSQYPDSKGHFGIYGGIFAPETLMAALEGLNKQYESLKNDPEFLAELTKDFQDYVGRPSPLYYAERWSESLGGAKIYLKREDLNHTGAHKINNTIGQALLAKRLGKTRIIAETGAGQHGVASATVAARLGLECVVYMGADDVVRQAPNVARMKMLGAEVVAVESGTRTLKDALNEAMRDWVTNVDDTFYIIGTVAGPHPYPAMVRDFQAVIGREAKQQHMEKEGRLPDALIACVGGGSNAIGLFYDFLPDESVSIYGVEAGGHGLETNEHAAPLCKGKPGVLHGNRTYLMEDEDGQIMGTHSISAGLDYPGVGPEHSWLKDIGRVDYVAINDDEALQGFRDLTRYEGIIPALESSHALAYATKLAPTMRPDQTIVVNLSGRGDKDMNTIAKIEGFEF comes from the coding sequence ATGAGTGTTGATTATTCGCAATATCCTGATTCAAAAGGACATTTCGGTATTTATGGCGGCATCTTTGCGCCGGAAACCTTAATGGCGGCGTTAGAGGGGCTGAATAAACAGTATGAAAGTCTGAAAAACGATCCAGAATTTCTGGCCGAATTGACCAAAGACTTTCAGGACTATGTTGGGCGCCCAAGCCCTCTTTATTACGCCGAGCGATGGTCTGAATCCTTGGGTGGTGCGAAAATCTACCTGAAGCGCGAAGACTTGAATCACACCGGTGCGCACAAGATTAATAACACCATTGGGCAGGCCTTATTGGCGAAGCGTCTTGGAAAAACGCGCATCATCGCCGAAACCGGTGCCGGGCAACATGGCGTAGCCAGCGCAACTGTCGCGGCGCGTCTCGGTTTGGAATGTGTCGTCTATATGGGTGCGGATGACGTGGTGCGTCAAGCGCCCAACGTGGCTCGCATGAAAATGCTGGGCGCCGAAGTGGTGGCGGTGGAATCCGGTACACGCACTTTGAAAGATGCCTTGAACGAAGCCATGCGCGACTGGGTCACCAATGTGGACGATACCTTTTACATTATCGGCACCGTGGCCGGGCCCCACCCGTATCCGGCGATGGTGCGTGATTTTCAAGCCGTCATCGGGCGAGAAGCCAAGCAGCAGCACATGGAAAAAGAAGGGCGTTTACCGGATGCCTTGATTGCCTGCGTGGGCGGTGGCTCTAATGCCATTGGGCTTTTTTATGATTTCTTGCCGGACGAGTCGGTCTCGATTTACGGTGTCGAAGCCGGTGGTCACGGCTTGGAAACCAACGAGCATGCCGCGCCTTTATGCAAAGGCAAGCCTGGTGTGTTACATGGTAACCGTACCTATTTGATGGAAGACGAAGACGGGCAGATTATGGGAACACATTCCATTTCCGCTGGCCTGGATTATCCGGGGGTCGGGCCGGAGCACTCCTGGTTAAAAGACATTGGGCGAGTGGACTATGTGGCGATTAATGATGATGAAGCCTTGCAAGGTTTCCGTGATTTGACGCGTTATGAGGGCATTATTCCGGCCTTGGAGTCGAGTCATGCCTTGGCGTATGCCACGAAGTTGGCGCCGACCATGCGCCCGGACCAGACTATTGTTGTGAATTTGTCCGGTCGTGGCGATAAAGATATGAATACCATCGCGAAGATAGAGGGGTTTGAGTTTTAA